A single genomic interval of Sinorhizobium garamanticum harbors:
- a CDS encoding Lrp/AsnC family transcriptional regulator: MDQNTDDIRRKRPADRELDAMDRKLLGVLVEDATTSYAELGERVGLSPPAAHERVKRLRRSGAIRRVAALVDPEAVGKTLLAFVHVDTTGWGKTPALLSIEQHPEVEEIHTVAGDTCMLLKVRTESTHALEGLLARLYDTPGVKATRSYVVLSTYLERPVQPGTTAEWPTLVKGQE, encoded by the coding sequence ATGGATCAAAATACAGATGATATTCGGCGGAAGCGCCCCGCCGACCGTGAACTCGACGCGATGGACCGAAAGCTGTTAGGCGTTCTAGTCGAGGACGCCACCACGAGCTACGCCGAACTCGGCGAACGCGTCGGCCTTTCGCCGCCGGCCGCGCACGAGCGCGTGAAGCGCCTCAGGCGCTCGGGCGCAATCCGCCGCGTGGCGGCGCTGGTCGATCCCGAGGCGGTGGGCAAGACGCTGCTTGCCTTCGTCCATGTCGACACGACCGGCTGGGGCAAGACACCGGCGCTGCTTTCGATCGAGCAGCATCCTGAAGTCGAGGAGATCCACACGGTCGCCGGCGACACCTGCATGCTGCTCAAGGTTCGCACCGAGAGCACCCATGCGCTCGAGGGGCTGCTGGCGCGCCTCTACGACACGCCCGGCGTCAAGGCGACCCGCAGCTATGTCGTGCTTTCCACCTATCTGGAGCGGCCCGTGCAGCCGGGCACGACGGCGGAATGGCCGACCCTAGTGAAAGGCCAAGAATAA
- a CDS encoding DUF1801 domain-containing protein has product MPDKTSIKSAKVAEKAAKPGKSVARSSARKPANAAAKEQPAGAEPPLLSGGNPQIAKGYGDAPVQAYIAAMPGWKSDVGRWLDALIVRTVPDVQKAVKWNSPLYGMDGQTWFLGIHCFTKYIKLAFFRGASLNPSPPVASKMEHARYFHIHENDQLDEAQLAAWIKQASELPGERM; this is encoded by the coding sequence ATGCCCGACAAGACGTCCATCAAGTCAGCGAAGGTCGCAGAGAAAGCCGCCAAACCAGGAAAGTCGGTCGCTAGGTCATCAGCCCGCAAGCCCGCGAATGCCGCGGCGAAGGAACAGCCGGCGGGCGCTGAGCCTCCCCTCCTCTCGGGCGGCAATCCCCAGATCGCCAAGGGCTACGGCGACGCCCCCGTGCAGGCCTATATCGCCGCCATGCCGGGCTGGAAAAGCGACGTCGGGCGTTGGCTCGATGCGCTCATCGTGCGCACCGTCCCCGACGTGCAGAAGGCAGTCAAGTGGAATTCGCCGCTCTACGGAATGGACGGCCAGACCTGGTTCCTCGGCATTCACTGCTTCACGAAATACATCAAGCTGGCCTTCTTCCGCGGCGCCTCGCTCAACCCTTCTCCCCCCGTCGCGTCCAAGATGGAACACGCGCGCTACTTCCACATCCACGAGAACGACCAGCTCGACGAAGCCCAGCTCGCCGCCTGGATCAAGCAGGCCAGCGAATTGCCGGGCGAACGAATGTGA
- a CDS encoding MFS transporter, with translation MTNINQSIPGLSAERARIPPFAFVLTTCIGVIGSNSLALGPIAPEVARSLGADVPTVMTASGAFGLGTAASAVFLGRLIDRHGPRRMLAAALILLAAGLGGSAAAPALPLLVAFQLIVGIAAGIALPSIYTLASIIAPAGRESETIGLVLTGWTLSMVAGVPLSAAIADFAGWRTVYVVVATATLVACAAVRLVAGTEDSGRRQVGGGRATSPLAALGVRGVAPLLSACAAFMAAFYGVYAYIGDHLHAALGLPVSANGLVAVSYGFGFGGAAFLDRLIDRFGAGRLLPFIFLAVTGVYVAMAAASGSYVAILAVVFLWGLANHFGLNVLIMRLTALDPARRGAIMGLNSGVTYLALFAGTVGFGAAYAGSGFFILPLAAAGLMLAAALFAARALVVKA, from the coding sequence ATGACGAACATCAATCAATCCATTCCAGGCCTATCCGCGGAGAGGGCGCGCATCCCGCCCTTCGCCTTCGTGCTCACCACGTGCATTGGCGTCATCGGCTCCAACTCGCTGGCGCTCGGTCCGATCGCGCCGGAAGTGGCGCGGAGCCTCGGCGCGGACGTTCCTACCGTGATGACGGCCTCGGGCGCCTTCGGTCTTGGCACCGCGGCGAGCGCCGTCTTCCTTGGCCGCCTCATCGACCGCCATGGCCCGCGCCGCATGCTAGCGGCGGCGCTCATCCTCCTTGCCGCCGGGCTTGGCGGCAGCGCGGCCGCGCCGGCGCTGCCGCTGTTGGTCGCTTTCCAGCTCATCGTCGGCATCGCCGCAGGCATCGCGCTTCCCTCCATCTATACGCTGGCCTCGATCATCGCGCCGGCCGGGCGCGAGAGCGAGACGATCGGCCTGGTGCTGACCGGCTGGACGCTCAGCATGGTGGCCGGCGTGCCACTGTCGGCCGCCATCGCCGATTTCGCCGGGTGGCGGACGGTCTATGTCGTCGTCGCCACCGCAACTCTTGTCGCGTGCGCTGCCGTCCGGCTCGTCGCGGGCACGGAGGATTCCGGGCGCAGGCAGGTTGGCGGGGGCAGGGCGACATCGCCGCTCGCGGCGCTCGGCGTTCGCGGCGTCGCGCCGCTTCTTTCCGCCTGCGCGGCGTTCATGGCGGCCTTCTATGGCGTCTACGCCTATATCGGCGACCATCTCCATGCCGCACTCGGCCTGCCTGTCAGCGCCAACGGCCTCGTTGCGGTCTCCTACGGCTTCGGCTTCGGCGGCGCGGCCTTTCTCGATCGGCTGATCGATCGCTTCGGTGCGGGCAGGTTGCTGCCGTTTATTTTCCTCGCCGTCACCGGCGTCTATGTTGCGATGGCGGCGGCGAGCGGCTCCTATGTTGCGATCCTGGCGGTGGTGTTTCTCTGGGGGCTCGCCAACCACTTCGGGCTCAACGTGCTCATCATGCGGCTGACCGCGCTCGATCCCGCAAGACGCGGCGCCATCATGGGGCTCAACAGCGGCGTCACCTATCTCGCCCTCTTCGCCGGCACGGTCGGCTTCGGCGCGGCCTATGCCGGAAGCGGCTTCTTCATCCTGCCGCTGGCGGCGGCGGGGCTGATGCTCGCGGCGGCTTTGTTCGCGGCACGGGCTCTAGTGGTGAAAGCCTGA
- a CDS encoding DUF1801 domain-containing protein: protein MDGKAEDNPSRLIDARIEELGDWRGETLARVRALIREADPEVVEEWKWRGVPVWSHAGIICTGETYKQVVKLTFAKGASLNDPASLFNSSLEGNTRRAIDIHEGEKIDEEALKGLIRAAVELNTSAKAARSRKSPKSG, encoded by the coding sequence ATGGACGGAAAAGCAGAAGACAATCCCTCTCGGTTGATCGATGCCAGAATAGAAGAGCTAGGCGATTGGCGGGGCGAAACCCTCGCCCGGGTCCGCGCGCTTATCCGCGAGGCCGACCCCGAAGTCGTCGAGGAGTGGAAGTGGCGAGGCGTTCCTGTGTGGTCGCACGCCGGAATCATCTGCACCGGCGAGACCTACAAGCAGGTCGTGAAGCTCACCTTCGCCAAGGGCGCTTCCCTCAACGACCCGGCAAGCCTCTTCAACTCCAGTCTCGAGGGCAACACCCGGCGCGCCATCGATATCCACGAGGGCGAAAAGATCGATGAGGAGGCGCTGAAGGGGCTCATCCGCGCCGCCGTGGAACTGAACACGTCGGCCAAAGCTGCCCGCTCCCGGAAGAGCCCGAAGAGCGGTTGA
- a CDS encoding DUF2277 domain-containing protein, which translates to MCRNIRPLFNFDPPATDEEIRDAALQFVRKLSGTTRPSKRNEAAFDHAVSAIAQCARELIDALETSQPPRNREEEAAKARARSAARFA; encoded by the coding sequence ATGTGCAGAAACATAAGACCCCTGTTCAATTTCGATCCGCCGGCGACGGACGAGGAAATCCGCGATGCGGCGCTGCAGTTCGTGCGCAAGCTGAGCGGAACCACCAGACCGTCGAAGCGGAATGAAGCGGCATTCGATCATGCGGTGAGCGCAATCGCGCAATGCGCCCGCGAACTCATCGATGCCCTCGAGACGTCGCAACCGCCACGCAACCGCGAGGAAGAAGCCGCAAAGGCGCGCGCGAGAAGCGCAGCCCGCTTCGCGTGA